A single Camelus ferus isolate YT-003-E chromosome 3, BCGSAC_Cfer_1.0, whole genome shotgun sequence DNA region contains:
- the NEUROG1 gene encoding neurogenin-1, which yields MPAPLETCLSDLDCASSNSSTSTSDLSGFLTDEEDCARLQPPASASGPPVPVRRGAPGIPGASDTPRVQDDEQERRRRRGRARVRSEALLHSLRRSRRVKANDRERNRMHNLNAALDALRSVLPSFPDDTKLTKIETLRFAYNYIWALAETLRLADQGLPGGGARERLLPPQCVPCLPGPPSPASDAESWGSGAAASPCAAAASPLSDPSSPAASEDFTYGPGDPLFSFPGLPKDLLHTTPCFIPYH from the coding sequence ATGCCAGCTCCTCTGGAGACCTGCCTCTCGGATCTCGACTGcgccagcagcaacagcagcaccagcaccagcgACCTGTCCGGCTTCCTCACCGACGAGGAGGACTGTGCCAGACTCCAACCGCCCGCGTCCGCATCGGGGCCGCCCGTGCCTGTCCGCAGGGGCGCACCCGGGATTCCCGGGGCATCAGACACTCCTCGGGTGCAGGACGACGAGCAGGAGCGGCGGAGGCGCAGGGGCCGAGCGCGGGTGCGCTCCGAGGCGCTGCTGCACTCGCTGCGCAGGAGCCGGCGCGTCAAGGCCAACGACCGCGAGCGCAACCGCATGCACAACTTGAATGCGGCGCTGGACGCGCTGCGCAGCGTGCTGCCCTCCTTCCCCGACGACACAAAACTCACCAAGATCGAGACGCTGCGCTTCGCCTACAACTACATCTGGGCTCTGGCCGAGACTCTGCGCCTAGCTGACCAAGGGCTGCCCGGGGGCGGTGCCCGGGAGCGCCTCCTGCCGCCGCAGTGCGTCCCCTGCCTGCCCGGGCCCCCGAGCCCCGCCAGCGACGCCGAGTCCTGGGGCTCTGGTGCCGCCGCCTCCCCCTGCGCCGCTGCGGCCTCGCCACTCTCTGACCCCAGTAGCCCCGCCGCCTCCGAAGACTTCACCTATGGCCCCGGcgatccccttttctctttccctggccTGCCCAAAGATTTGCTCCACACGACACCCTGTTTCATTCCTTACCATTAG